Within Spinacia oleracea cultivar Varoflay chromosome 4, BTI_SOV_V1, whole genome shotgun sequence, the genomic segment AGTTGATGTAGCAATAGCTTTGGATTATCTTCACCACCATTGTGGTGATTCCATTGTTCATTGTGACCTCAAGCCAAGCAATGTTCTCCTTGATGATGAAATGGTTGCACATGTCAGTGACTTTGGACTAGCCAAGTTTCTCCTACAAGACATCCTCAACTCTCATGCTAATCAGTCCAGCTCTATTGGAGTCAGAGGAACAATCGGCTACGCTCCTCCAGGTAAATAACTTGTGGAGAACAGCGAGGCCAATATCAGATATGTGCCAACAAATACATATCCAAGGGCAAGCCAGTCATTTCACCCTTATTTCAGGGACATGAAAACgcctttttttataaaaaaaaaacaccatttcaaaaaaaaaaacttacacaTACAAGCGTCATTTTTCACATACAAACGCCATTTTCCACATAAAAACACCATTTTGATTGTTGTGTTTTGTCCTTTAGTGTATGtcattttcctattttgtcttattgTTGGCAGATATGTATTTGGCAATACATATCTTAGATTGGTTTTTACTTCCTCCTAACTTGTGTCATTAATTACagaggttgttttttcgcatatcagatatgtgtggcaacacacatatcagctaaaagacaaaataggaagtatcattctgtaaaaaaaaaaaaagtacaattctgtaaaaaaaaagtaccatttaatttcttttttgtcctatttcctattttgtcttttgctatgatatgtatTTGCAAGCACATATCTAATATCCGAAAATACTCCCTCTTAATTGCATCCCCAAAAATATTCTTGTTCGACACTTTAATAAGAACTTATGATTCACAACATTAATGCAGAATATGGTTTGGGAAACGAAGTGTCTACTTGGGGAGATGTCTATAGTTTTGGGATTCTTCTACTAGAAATGTTTACAGGAAAGAGGCCTACAAATGACATGTTCAACGGAGATCTAAGCCTACATAGGTTTGTGGAAAATTCTCTACCTCAACAAGTGACAGAGATTATAGATCGTGTTCTTCTAGAAGACATAGGTGAAGTGGAAGCTGAAAAAAGCAAGATGATGATGGTGGAGTCATTGATTTCCATACTTGAAATCGCTGTTTCATGCTCATCTGAGATTCCGCAAGAGAGGTTGGACATGAGTGGTGTTGCTGGTAAGCTATCGTCAATTAGACAAAAGCTCCTTGGAACTCGTTTACAGCAACGTAGAAGAATTCAAGCTGGTAATAATTCACTGCTTCATTCTCTAACAGCATTATTGGTTAAGTTGTTTTCTTTTTCCTACCAATATTGATTGATGTCAGACCgagaaatttcaaaacaatccCCTTGATTGGCATATAAGTGGCATTCTCGTAATTATAATGAAAAAAACAATCTAAAAATTGCGATGTACAATATATTTGatactttaaaaaataaaaataaaagaaaataattttaatataaaaaaagaTTGTATATTTAGATATATAGATTGTATATTTTGACaatttatttacaaaaataccCCTTAATATATTTCACTCCCAATGATGGAGATTGACTGGGCGGAGCTCTGTCATACCAAGCTGCAGATTATTTCTGACAGTTGTTACTTGGTGTTTCATATCTGCACTTTTATTAGAGCTGTTGTTATATATCTGGTTGCATCTAACATTTCTTTCCTTTCTCCAACTGCAGGTACACGAAGGTGATCGATGTTTGACCAAGTTTATTATCTTATGATCGATTAACTCGTGATGTAGTGGGATGAAGAATAAGATGTGCCTATATGCTCTAGTTATGGATTTCAGAAAGCCATTTAAGTTTTTACTAGTGTAATTTATAGTATATATTAGTtatatcatgttttttcctGAATGTTCACATCTCATTTATGTCTGAATTTCTGATAATATAAGCAATGCatcaaactaaaacaaacaactcaatGAAACCATCGACATTTCCAATCGAAACATTAAAGAAAGAGTATAATCGGAACAAGCAAAACATCTAATATTTTGTGAAATGAACAACAAAATAGAGCAGAAACAGGATTACAGGACTAGATATTAACTGTGATTAAAGCTACAGCCAAGAAAACTAACCTTAAGTTGGTCGTTCATCATTTTAGTAATGATCTATTCTTGTTCAACAGATACTCGGAACTATTTGAACGAATGCCACAAAACTGCCAAACTAGCCTTGACCGGAACAAGCTTTTTCCGAACTCAATGAATACATTCTCAGGAACAGTCCTGGTAGCTAGTACTACTACTGATTAATTCCTGCTAGAATATCAAAGTCCTCAGTTAAATACACTTCAGAATTTCCTCTGTTTCAATTTCAGCCAAAGTTGCTATTCTTGCTAACTTcctattcttttattattattttattattattattattattattattattattattattattattattattattattattattattattattattattattattattattattattattatattattattattattattattattattattattattattattattattattattatattattattattattattattattatattatattattattattattattattattattattattattattattattattattattattattattattattattattattattatattattattattattattattattattattattattattattattattattattattattattattattattatattattattattatattattattattattattattatattattattattattattattattattattattattattattattattattattattattattattattattattattatattattattattattattattattatattattattattattattattattattattattattattattattattatattattattattattattattattattattattattattattattattattattattattattattattattattattattattattattattattattattattattattattattattattattattattattattattattattattattattattattattttttttttttttttttttcataattgAACAAATCAAAACTTCAAACTCCAGAATCTCCATAATCAAATTCCAATCAATTATAAAATTTGTGTGATTCATTAAATTCCAGTAAACAATAATTAGGCCTGATTCTTTGAAACTTATTTTTCAGTCCCAATTTAACTCCTTTCAGGAATACTGGATTTCGTATGATTTGAGTAAATGAAGAGAGATTAAGTAAATATTGTTAACATAGATTGTTATGTGCAAGGAGTATGCCATATGTGAACAAAATTAAAAGTCAACAGTTTAGTCCGCAATCCATATATCCTCCAAAATTTTGCATTTAAACGTGAAAAACTCCCCTAGGAATAAAATTCACATGTTTTGAGTACTAAGAGCTTTCACTATATTCCAAGGAATTGTATAGTTCTATGAACTACTCGTATGAACATATAAGTCATTACTCATTAGTCATTACTGCTAGATGGTCCCATGTTCCTTAAATCAAGTGCAACATGACAGACGTACTCACAACATAATTCTATTGTTCGCAATAATAATGAGGAATAATATTACTTGTCATATTGTTAAGCAGGGTTAGGCCCAAAATTTATCAAAATGTACTTCATATTTCGTAATAGATAACGCTACTACAACAGCTTATTGTATAAAACCTTATGAAAAAATGAGTACGACGATTAAATTGGAACGAAGAGAGTAAAATTTACACATATTTAGATATTTTAAGGACGTAGTTTAGAAACTGTACGAAGTTAGATGAAACAATTTGTAAAAGACACTTGTATTTACACGTATTTTAGAAAGGCTGGCGAATTATTTTTGCCAAGGTCGTTCTCACTTTAGTAATCAGGACCTAGCTAGAGGGGGTAATCTAAATGCAAACCCAATTATTTTGTCtatagagaaaaaaaaaaagaaaaaagcacACACCTTATCAAATTTCCCTAACCATGTCTATTTTCACCACAACCTTTTCCATATGCAGACAGTTATAAAAAGGTTCTCAAGTCAGGGAAGCTCTGCAAAGTTCAATTAAACACCTATTTCCCACAACTTCTCACAGAAATATGGGCCTTATCTCCATAAGCTTTGTGCTACTTTTGCGAGTGGTACGGTGTTACTTGTGGCCGCAGGCACAAGAGAGTGACGAGTATTAACTTGCATTCCTCAAAACTGACAGGTATAATCTCCCCTCATCTTGGTAATTTGAGCTTCCTCAGGGACTTACACCTTCAAAATAACAGTTTTGGTGGCACAATTCCTCTTCAAATCAATCATTTGCACAGGTTACAAACTCTAGACCTGTATGATAATTCCATTACAGGGGAAATTCCGTCAAATATATCAACTTGTTATAGTCTTATTCATATAAGTCTTGATAATAACATGCTGGTGGGAGAAATTCCACCCATGCTTGGTTCTCTCGCGTATTTGCAATATCTTGATATAGGAGGGAACAACTTGACGGGTAATATTCCATCATCTATTGGGAACTTATCATCTTTGTCTATACTCTTCTTAAGTAAAAACAGATTGGTAGGAAGCATTCCTGATAGTTTGGGGAAACTGAGTCATATTAACAAATTGGATTTATTTGGCAATAAGTTATCTGGAGTAGTCCCACCCTTAATCTTTAACCTCTCTTTACTAACAGGTTTAGATTTAGGAGTGAATGATTTGGAAGGAAACCTCCCTTGGGATTTAGGCAACACACTTCCACAACTTCGATTTTTCTCTGTAGCTTGTAATAGGTTCATGGGACACATTCCAGCTTCAATATCCAATTCTTCAAACCTACAAATTCTTCAGTTGAGTGAGAACAATCTTCAAGGACAAGTTCCTTCTTTGCACAAGTTAACAAGGCTTACTCGCCTTTCCCTTTACGATAACTCCCTTGGGTATGACCAAGTTGGAGATCTGAAATTTGTTTCTTCCTTGGCTAACGCCACCAATTTGCGATTCCTTCAGATATGTCATAATAACTTCAAAGGAGTCTTCCCTAAAACTATCTGCAATTTTTCTTCTCTCGTCCATTTGTCACTAAGCAATAACAACATAGCTGGAGAAATTCCAGTTTGCATTGAAAATGTAGCAACACTGCAACTTATTCATGCTAGAAACAATGTACTTTCTGGTGTCATTCCTCGAGGCATAGGGAAGCTCCAAAACCTCAACTACTTATTTCTACATGGAAACCAATTATCAGGGGTCATCCCAACCTCGATTGGAAACTTAACTAAGATGTCTACTTTACTGCTTTCAAAAAATAGATTAGAAGGTCAAATACCCTCATCTCTTGGAAACTGTATATCGTTAAATGGACTAGATCTTTCCAACAACAATCTTAGCAAAAGCATACCCCCACAACTTTTTAATCTACCTGTCTTGACTATCGGACTTGATTTATCTGGAAACCACCTAACTGGGTCTCTGCCTGAAGAAGTTGGGAGACTGACCAATCTTGACGCCCTTGATCTCTCTCGAAACTTGTTATCAGGTCAGATACCAAGCTCTCTTGGTGGTTGTATGTCGTTAGAGTTCTTACACATGGGGGGAAACAATTTCCAAGGCACCATTCCCGATTCATTGCAGGCATTAAAGGGTCTCCTTTACTTAAATTTATCATACAACAATTTATCAGGAAGAATACCAAATTTTGTACAGAGCTTCAAGTTGCAAGGCCTAGATTTATCGAACAATAACCTTGAAGGTGAAGTACCTGATGATGGAGTCTTTAGTAATGCAAGCAGTGCTTACATAAGAGGAAACACTATGCTTTGCGGAGGCATACCTGAGTTAAAGTTGCGTTCATGCAGTTTAAGCAACAACGCCCAGAGAAGAAAACCAGAGAACAAGAAGAAAATATTAacatttgcaattcttgttatACTGCTACTGGTTGTCCTAGTgttattatatactttcaaacacaGAGAGAGGACTAAGAAACCCACAGCTTCAGATGATTTAGAAAATTTTCCAAATTTGTCTTACCAAACACTTCTTAAAGCCACGAATGGGTTTTGTTAGTTATAGCTTTAGCTTTTATTTCTTTGCTTCATAAAGTTCACGTTACATGATGTGATGCTGCTTCCATGCACACATTCTGTTATTCTCCTCTCCTAGTTTTTAGGAGTTAGTTATAACAACTTATAGAATAATCTAGAAGCTTTCATTACTATTTATATTCTGCTTTGCTGTAATAATCAGTTAACAAGATTTGCAATAACAAGAAACACATtgcttctctctcttcttcgtTTCCTCTCAATCTCAGTTCATATTCTTTCATATtttgtcatggtatcagagcaggattAAAGATCCTTGGCTCATTTTTCTCAAATTCCGCAAATTCTTCTTCCTGATTCTGTCTGATTCCTTCTGTTTTTACTGCAATTTCTGGCGATTTCTCTGAAAAATCGAGTTTGTTCTTCGATTCTTTTGCTTCTTATATCTGAATACTTGTTTGATTTCAACATCTTTTCAAACAATTTTTGACAATGCCTTCTGGAAATGAGGATTCTGCTAATTCACACAGAAACAATGTTAATCTTCCACCAAATCAAGATCCTTCTAGCATATATTACATACATCCTTCTGATGCAAACTCAGTTCAGCTTGTTTCCTTCAAGTTCAATGGTGCAGAAGGTTTCACCAGCTGGAAGAGATCGATGATATTGGCTTTGTCAGCAAAGAATAAGATTGGATTTGTTGATGGCAGCATTATGAAACCTGATTCTGGTACAATTGAGTACAAAGCTTAGGAGAGATGCAACGACCTGGTATGTTCTTTGATCTTAGGCAATCTGAATGAGGTGGTTGCTAAGAGTGTCATGTTTCTGAAATCTGCTAGAGACATCTGGATTGATTTAGAGGATAGATTTGGATTCACATCTCTGGCTCAGATTTATTCTCTTGAACAAAAGTTAGCTGAAATAACACAAGGAAACAAATCTGTATCTGAATTTTTCACTGAAGTTAAATCTGTTTGGGATGCAATTGAAGAAGCACATCCTATGCCTTATTGCACATGCAATAACTGTACCTGTAATGTTACTAGGAAATTCTTTCAGAGGCAGCAAGAAAAAATGGTGATGCAGTTTATGATGAAGTTAAATGAGCAGTTTGCTACAATTAGGGGTAATGTGTTGATGATGCCAACATTACCTAAAGTCTCAGAGGCATACAGACTTTTTGCTCAAGAGGAGAGACACAAAGAAGTATCACAAGCTAGCACTCAAGCAGAAACATTAGCTTTTGCAGCTGAGAAAAGAAGATTCAGTGGAGAACATTGGAACAACAACAGCAAAACTTACAAAACTCAGCAATCTGACTTTCATTCTGGTTATCAGAAGACAGGAGTTACTAACAGATATGGAAGACCTGGATCTAACTACTTTTGCACTCATTGTCAAACACAAGGGCACAGTGTGGACAGATGCTTTAAGCTTCATGGATATCCACCTGGTTTCAAGAATTTCAAAGAAAACAAAGTAGCTGCACTATTACATGAAGATAATTCTGGTGAGAATGTCTTACTTGGACATCACAGTGAAGTTAATCCAACAATCACTGTGGAGCAATACCAATAGTTGATGGATCTTTTGGCCAAACAACAAAACAATACTGCTGCTGCTACAACTCCTAACCTAGCCATGATGGCAGGTAATCTCTGTCTGTTATCTCATTCTAATACTAGGTGGCTCCTAGATAGTGGTGCTTCTGACCATTTTTGTCATGATTTATCTCAATTTGCTGACTATAAGCCTATTGACAAGTCTAACACCTTTATTACATTACCGGATGGGAGTAAAGTTGTTGTTAAAAATGTTGGTTCAGTGATGATAAATGGAGATATAACACTGACCAATGTGCTGCATGTACCAGAATTCAAGTATAACTTGATATCTGTACATAAACTCTGTCAGGACTTGGGTTGTGAAATTCATTTTACTCACAACAGATGTTTTGTTTACTGTCAGCAAGGGAAGCTGATTCCTCTTGGTGAGGTGCAATCTGGTCTATACAATTTGGCAGAATCTAGGGTGGAAGGAGCTCATTCCGTGCAGACACACAACTGTAGTGTAGCTTGTTCATCTACAGTGGATAATGCAAAACTCTGGCATCTAAGGCTAGGGCATTTACCTTtcaataaattgaagtacataGATCCTAGCTATGAAATTGGTGATTGTATGCAAAACACTATCTGTCAAGTATGCCCTGCAGCAAAACAAACTAGACTTAGTTTTCCTCACAGTGAGATTAAGTCTGTTAGTCCTTTTGATTTGATACATTTGGATGTGTGGGGACCTCATTCTGTAAACACTCCATCTGGTTGCAATCAGTTTTTGACTATAGTGGATGATTACACCAGGTTTACTTGGATACATTTTCTGAAACACAAAAGTGACTGTGTTGCTATCATTGAAAATTTCTTACATATGGTACAAACTCAGTTTGGTGTCATGGTTAAGTGTGTTAGATCTGATAATGCTAAGGAATTGTGTGAAGGTGATATGAAGAAATTatatttgaaacttggaatctTAATTCAAACCAGCTGTAGTCATACACCTCAGCAAAATGGAGTTGTGGAAAGGAAACATAAACATCTGTTAGAAACAGCTAGGGCATTGTATGTTCAGTCCAAAGTTCCACAGAAGTTTTGGGGTGAATGTGTTCTTTGTGCAGCCTATTTGATTAACAGAATGCCACTTCAATCAATAGGCTTTGAATCACCATATTCCAGAATGTACAAACAGACTCCAAGTCTTAAACACTTGAGAACTTTTGGTTGTCTCTGCTATGTGTCTACTACaaaggttggtagatcaaaaaTGGACAACAGAGCCACACCTTGTGTGTTTTTGGGGTATTCAACCACTCAAAAAGGATACAAAGTGCTGGAAATTGATACACACAAGTTCTTTGTATCCAGAGATGTTCATTTccatgaaaaacatttcccatttCATCTTTACCACAAACACAACTCTTCCCTTACTCCATACACTAGTGCCATTTATCTACCAACTCTTCTTTCCTCTGATGTTTTTGATACACCAGATTTCTCCACTCTTGCAACCACATTCCCACCTCACACCTTGGAAACATCTGATCATACAAACACAAACTTCTCACCTGACCTCACAAATACAATTCTTTCTCCATCACATTCTTCACCCTCAGATTccatttcttcttctcctttacAGACTAATCCCAATTCCACTCCTAACTCTCCTCAATCCCATTCTGAAACCATTTCTCATTCTGAACATGTTCATGTTGCACCATCCATTCTCCCAACAAGACAGTCAAGCAGATCACACAAAAAACCAGGGTATTTAGATGCATATGAATGTTTCTCAGCATACACTGATAAAGATGATCTCATGCCAATCACAAAACACTGGTGCAATCTAGTATCTTATGTGACTTTCCCTGATGAGTTTCAAGCCTTTTTGTCTCAATCATGTGACATTACAGAACCTGCAACATATACAGAAGCTGCTCAACAACCTTTGTGGGTTGAAGCAATGAAGAAAGAACTGGAGGCACTAGACAGAAACTATACTTGGGAGTTGGTGGAACTACCTCAAGGAAAGAAGGCAATAGGATGCAAGTGGGTCTTTAAAGTCAAACTGAAATCAACAGGAGCTCTAGAAAGATGGAAAGCCAGACTAGTGGCCAAAGGCTTCAATCAGAGATATGGCATTGACTATGAAGAGACATTCAGCCCAGTAGTCAAAATGAGTACTATAAGGTGCTTAATTGCTGTTGCTGCCAGTAAGAATTGGCCATTGTTTCAGCTAGATGTGAACAATGCATTTTTGCATGGTGATCTAAAAGAGGAAGTATATATGCAAGTTCCAGAAGGCATCCCTAATCCTACCAAGAAAGTATGCAGATTAATCAAATCTATCTATGGTTTGAAGCAAGCTTCAAGACAGTGGCATGAGAAGTTGATGCATGCTTTGGAAACACAGGGCTTTCTTCAATCTAAACATGATTACAGTTTGTTTATCAACAAGCAAGATGGTCACATTAATATAGCAGCTGTGTATGTAGATGATGTTATTCTCACAGGAACAGACACTGCTAAACTTCATGACTTGAAAGCTTACTTACATTCAGAATTCAGTATCAAGGATCTAGGGCAACTTCACTACTTTCTTGGTTTGGAAGTTGGATACACTTCAGAAGGTATCATTTTGAGTCAGAAGAAGTTCACTAAAGATTTGATTGACAATTGTGGTTTTGACACTTCAAAGAGATCAATCACTCCATTGCCTGTCAACATTAAATTATCCAACACAGATGGTGCACTTTACTCTGATATTGAGAAGTACAGGTCACTAATTGGGAAGTTGAATTTCCTAACTCACACCAGACCTGATCTGTCCTATGCAGTTCAAACACTGAGTCAGTTTCTGCACAGTCCAAGAGAACCTCATGTTATGGCACTTCATCATACTCTAAGGTATCTAGCTCACACAGCAGGACAAGGGATATTGTTAAAGGCAGCTGATACCATCAGTTTACAAGCTTTTTCTGATTCAGATTGGGCATCTTGCCCAGATTCTAGAAGGTCTATCACAGGGTATATTCTATTACTTGGTGGCTCACCAGTTTCTTGGAAGTCTAAAAAGCAAGGCACAATTTCTAAGTCTTCTGCAGAAGCAGAATATAGGGCAATGGCAGCAGCAGCTTCTGAAGTTACTTGGCTTGTAAGCTTATTGGAAGATTTGGGAGTGCACAATCTAAAGCCAGTAACATTGCATTGTGATAATCAATCAGCTTTGCACATAGCCAGAAATCCAGTGTTCCATGAAAGAACAAAGCATATAGAAATCGATTGTCACTTTACTAGAGATAAAGTGTTGGAAGGATTACTTCACCTATCTTACTTACCTACACAGCAGCAATTGGCAGACATCTTTACTAAACCTCTCTCTTCTACACAATTTCAGACATTATTGTCCAAGATTGGAGCTTGTGATGCTCAatcttgaggggggatgttagTTATAGCTTTAGCTTTTATTTCTTTGCTTCATAAAGTTCACGTTACATGATGTGATGCTGCTTCCATGCACACATTCTGTTATTCTCCTCTCCTAGTTTTTAGGAGTTAGTTATAACAACTTATAGAATAATCTAGAAGCTTTCATTACTATTTATATTCTGCTTTGCTGTAATAATCAGTTAACAAGATTTGCAATAACAAGAAACACATtgcttctctctcttcttcgtTTCCTCTCAATCTCAGTTCATATTCTTTCATATTTTGTCAGGTTTTCCTCTGAATGTTTGGTTGGCAGTGGTAAATTTGGTGTTGTGTACAAGGGGATACTTGATGAGGATGAATCTACTGTTGCCATCAAGGTGTTTAAACTTCAAAATCATGGTGCTACCAAGAGTTTTATGGCTGAATGTGGAGTCCTTCGTAGCATCCGTCACCGAAATCTTCTGAAAGTTGTAACAGCTTGCTCAAGTGTGGATTATCAAGGCAGAGATTTCAAGGCTTTAGTTTATGAGTACATGGCAAACGGGAGTTTGCAGGATTGGTTGCATCCAGAAGATTCACTCATTATTCGGGTAGAGGAAGTCAATAATATGTCAAGGCACTTAAATCTTTTCCAAAGAATTGATATAGCAGTTGATGTTGCATTTGCGTTGGATTATCTACACTACCATTGCGGTGCCTCCATAGTTCATTGTGACCTCAAGCCGAGCAATATTCTTCTTGATGATGAAATGGTTGCACATGTGGGTGACTTTGGCCTAGCCAAGTTCCTCTTGAAAGTCATCAATAACGACCCCAACTCCAATCAGTCTAGCTCGGTTGGAGTGAGAGGTACAATCGGTTATGCTCCTCCAGGTAACCAACTAATGTTTCATATCTATCTCCAAAACTATATTGTATAAATTCCATGTTAATTTCATAATAAGTTTAACATAAGAGGCACAACATGCAGAATATGGTGTGGGAAATGAGGTGTCTACCTATGGTGATGTCTACAGTTTCGGAATCCTTCTACTGGAGATTTTCACAGGAAAGAGGCCTACTGATGGTATGTTCAATGGAGGAATAAGCCTTCATTACTTTGTGAAAGAAGCTCTACCTAAACGCGTGATTGAGATTCTAGATCATGTCCTTGTTCAAGACATAGAAAGTGAGGAGGCAGACAACAACCTGATGTTACTGACCTCTATACTTGAAATAGCAGTTTCCTGCACAACTGAGGTTCCAAGAGAAAGGTTGGACATGAGTGATGTTGCTGCAAAGCTATCATCAATCAGAAACAAGTTCCTTGGCACTCGTTTACAACAAAGAAGGAGAATTCATACAGGTAAAGTTTTGATTCTTTAATTTTCACCAATGTCAAATTGATGATATAATGAGAAACTGCAGGATAACTTGTGCAACAACATTGACATTTTAGTTTGGTAATTTTTATACTAATGGATTTTGTTTGCTTTACTTCTGAGTCGGAACACAAGTATCTTAACAGAAAGTGTAATCACTTAAACAGGATCTTAATCCAGAATTTTCTATTGTTGTGGTTGCAGGCACACAAGGTTGATCATTGTTAAGGCCATTTATGTTTTATTAagccttttttttttctgcttTTTTGATAAATTTAACGGAGTATAAGCCCTTCGGTGTATTACATATCTAGCAGTTCAATACTTTGTCGCTTATAATAGAATGTTGAAGAATGTTACACAATTAGAAtgctacaacaacaacaacaacaacaacaacaacaacaaagccttagtcccaacaTGATTTGGGGTCAGCTAACATGAATAGTCATAGGAGATCAAGAGTTCGTCATCACAATTAGAATGTTGAAGTGTTAGTTTAGATGAACAACACAAGAGAGGGGGTGAATTAGTGTTTGTAGATGTTGGATCTACTTTTTCGCGGAATTAAAAACATTAAGAgattgcaagagagattttagcgtggaaacctctctaccctaatagagaggaaaaaccacggccccgtaGGGACTTAAACCCTTTTACTAATTAGGAAAATCACAGTTCCCTAAACTCAACTCCCTTATGAACAGTCCCTCAACCGTTCCTTCTCAATGATCTCTCTAGAGATCTTCTATCTCAACTCTTCAGCTCGACTCAAGCTGATTCTCTCAATTACAAGGTTCACTCAAACCCCTTCCCAACTCTCAAGTATAAAAGATAGAATAACAAATAGAATCTGGAATTCTGCTGGAGCAGGAACTACGTATGTGGAACAGGAACTAACGGTACTGACGTGGGTTATAATGTAGAT encodes:
- the LOC110806244 gene encoding probable LRR receptor-like serine/threonine-protein kinase At3g47570 — encoded protein: MLVGEIPPMLGSLAYLQYLDIGGNNLTGNIPSSIGNLSSLSILFLSKNRLVGSIPDSLGKLSHINKLDLFGNKLSGVVPPLIFNLSLLTGLDLGVNDLEGNLPWDLGNTLPQLRFFSVACNRFMGHIPASISNSSNLQILQLSENNLQGQVPSLHKLTRLTRLSLYDNSLGYDQVGDLKFVSSLANATNLRFLQICHNNFKGVFPKTICNFSSLVHLSLSNNNIAGEIPVCIENVATLQLIHARNNVLSGVIPRGIGKLQNLNYLFLHGNQLSGVIPTSIGNLTKMSTLLLSKNRLEGQIPSSLGNCISLNGLDLSNNNLSKSIPPQLFNLPVLTIGLDLSGNHLTGSLPEEVGRLTNLDALDLSRNLLSGQIPSSLGGCMSLEFLHMGGNNFQGTIPDSLQALKGLLYLNLSYNNLSGRIPNFVQSFKLQGLDLSNNNLEGEVPDDGVFSNASSAYIRGNTMLCGGIPELKLRSCSLSNNAQRRKPENKKKILTFAILVILLLVVLVLLYTFKHRERTKKPTASDDLENFPNLSYQTLLKATNGFSSECLVGSGKFGVVYKGILDEDESTVAIKVFKLQNHGATKSFMAECGVLRSIRHRNLLKVVTACSSVDYQGRDFKALVYEYMANGSLQDWLHPEDSLIIRVEEVNNMSRHLNLFQRIDIAVDVAFALDYLHYHCGASIVHCDLKPSNILLDDEMVAHVGDFGLAKFLLKVINNDPNSNQSSSVGVRGTIGYAPPEYGVGNEVSTYGDVYSFGILLLEIFTGKRPTDGMFNGGISLHYFVKEALPKRVIEILDHVLVQDIESEEADNNLMLLTSILEIAVSCTTEVPRERLDMSDVAAKLSSIRNKFLGTRLQQRRRIHTGTQG